A genomic window from Parasteatoda tepidariorum isolate YZ-2023 chromosome 10, CAS_Ptep_4.0, whole genome shotgun sequence includes:
- the LOC107441600 gene encoding histone H2B-like, whose protein sequence is MPPVPSGKVIEKSVKAETAVMKVGLIAHKVGKTQKAIRISDRCKKRKRRKESFSSYIYKVLKQLHPNISISSKAMRIMNDFINDIFTNIAVESSRLVHYNKCSTITSRVLQTAVRLLLPAVLASHATSEGTKALKMYTSFD, encoded by the coding sequence ATGCCCCCTGTACCAAGTGGAAAGGTCATTGAAAAATCTGTAAAAGCTGAAACAGCTGTTATGAAAGTTGGATTGATTGCTCATAAAGTTGGAAAAACTCAAAAAGCTATTCGTATTAGTGACAGATGCAAAAAACGAAAGAGGAGGAAAGAAAGTTTCAGCAGTTACATCTACAAAGTTTTGAAACAGTTGCACCCAAATATCAGTATTTCCAGCAAGGCAATGCGTATCATGAATGactttataaatgatatttttacaaatattgctGTCGAGTCCTCACGTTTGGTTCATTACAATAAATGTTCGACCATTACAAGCCGAGTTCTCCAGACTGCTGTACGTTTGTTACTACCTGCTGTTTTGGCCTCACACGCTACTTCTGAAGGTACTAAAGCTCTCAAAATGTACACAAGTtttgattaa